The following proteins are co-located in the Leishmania major strain Friedlin complete genome, chromosome 30 genome:
- a CDS encoding conserved zinc-finger protein: MPFRFRLRDPPSDVAFVSLVDGEALYNADGASTRDVKEATIRQMGWHRVELPQDWFLSRHALDTARQLVEAMQCTIQYLRYCCKNEERRAQKATAQLRRCEEGRASAFEELVELRECVAGYKQQLRELRQERQRARSSPSRAPLAREGQASHSRGAVDTVCQLACSFCGNVYPSRHALESHIRKRHKRLEGCAVMAAGSAAVSLKQPKHLKQFEAAPQAPPSAPQTSSGGFFVDHVPTVVQETADRCGDHGLRKEISELRLAVAKLMEQQAALQRGMSPSYVAAAPQQTAGEAVTAGGPVPSLGPLSGTQQCGSRSDEEDTLLRIHRELLRTGAELQQLQSAVGRESEQHGRSAVDDRGSCNLRTDLPQKQVQQQHRDPLAAPRGTRAALTLNPQNVLHCPSRTEGSDGGEAARRRGSVGESLVVVSPITPPAAARAWTQHALANREDTTAALKQKDVEELPLMASESPCGSLSGPSASLETKPTAGAVGKISPSPSSALGLPFGGSSVVEAAGAAHSHDILTPQSAPYDPPRDFSGITGDRSPNGLGATTRGGDGEQTASREPGTTQLVLPNSASQSYLPWMRPELATAHFGRADPASANRYGSAPIDEATSWTSGCHLLAAEEKVPAQRNLIPTFTRGDATPTLALAAAEVMTSSKSELIPATSAGAPHYRGFLESSEAAFAEEACRRSNGATQGEQVGVGAVHMVSNPHQVARDEERGRTQLPFCEQPLPGTRIAPMPVLNVPGSAPFPGSAAAGAKWPQCSTSPLTDRSTQGSHEAAPGAEVWKGISGGDVRESLTSRPHVPGVRAQHSLAATGQAEHGSTSKMIPVVHLVPAAASESCDSSLQDPQKRKEEPVQGERPSSSAVLLQATRGLDESRQYSAVPQPQLRRSGDEDSSESKASAEDANSYSVEMPPFDSSEQGDADDVPFSVPLDATVGDGRNVNEDGFGHLVMEDVSSDKLVDPTPSAAGDARSTRLPVFGARDDDVEEYASRFMSYNLARPTDGGERTPSEADRPAAESIPADCSYYTYSYSYSDDEEEEEAVGTAQEGIPVELRVDDGDQETHRAFAIHDSAAAGFPESTFHADLTPVAHAAGARTSGEVAAQREDVAKAGAEKFKKSHQGGKSDARLSAARQGAPSPKHHPAAGGGHGGKPASDELAIVPRRHSSQLSDPAPQQVVKKRKSFLATLFSKKRK; encoded by the coding sequence ATGCCGTTTCGCTTTCGCCTTCGCGACCCACCTAGCGATGTCGCCTTCGTCTCCCtcgtcgacggcgaggcTCTGTACAACGCCGACGGTGCTAGCACGAGGGATGTGAAGGAGGCGACAATTCGCCAGATGGGCTGGCACCGCGTTGAGCTGCCGCAGGATTGGTTTCTCTCACGCCACGCACTCGACACCGCCAGACAGCTCGTCGAGGCGATGCAATGCACCATACAGTACCTGAGGTATTGTTGCAAAAACGAAGAGAGGCGCGCGCAaaaggcgacggcgcagcttcGGCGGTGCGAGGAGGGGCGTGCATCAGCCTTCGAGGAGCTCGTAGAgctgcgtgagtgtgtggcAGGGTAtaagcagcagctgcgtgagctccgacaggagcggcagcgtgcgAGGTCATCTCCATCGCGCGCGCCTCTTGCCAGAGAGGGACAGGCGAGCCATTCACGGGGGGCTGTGGACACGGTGTGCCAGCTAGCCTGCAGTTTCTGCGGAAATGTGTACCCAAGTCGGCACGCACTCGAATCGCACATCCGGAAGCGGCACAAGAGGTTAGAAGGGTGTGCTGTCATGGCAGCTGGCTccgctgctgtctctctGAAGCAGCCCAAGCATCTGAAGCAGTTCGAAGCCGCACCCCAAGCTCCCCCTTCTGCGCCGCAGACGTCGTCTGGTGGTTTTTTTGTGGATCATGTGCCCACAGTGGTGCAGGAGACTGCTGACAGATGTGGTGATCACGGCTTGCGAAAGGAGATCAGCGAACTGCGGCTGGCGGTGGCAAAACTCATGGAGCAGCaagccgcgctgcagcgtggcATGTCACCGTCCTACGtggccgcggcaccgcagcagacAGCGGGGGAGGCAGTCACGGCAGGAGGGCCAGTGCCAAGCCTCGGCCCCCTTTCTGGCACGCAACAGTGTGGAAGTCGATCGGACGAAGAGGACACCCTGCTTCGTATTCAccgagagctgctgcgcaccggcgcagaACTTCAGCAGTTGCAGAGCGCCGTCGGCAGGGAGAGTGAGCAGCATGGACGGAGTGCTGTTGACGATCGCGGCTCCTGCAACTTGAGAACCGACCTGCCGCAAAAGCAGGTGCAACAGCAGCATCGTGATCCCTTGGCGGCACCACGAGGCACGCGGGCTGCCCTCACGCTGAATCCGCAGAACGTTCTGCACTGCCCTTCACGCACCGAAGGAAGTGacggcggagaggcagcacggcgacgaggaagcGTAGGTGAAAGCCTCGTCGTTGTGTCCCCCATCACGCccccggcagcggcaagggcATGGACGCAGCATGCACTCGCGAATCGCGAGGACACAACTGCCGCACTCAAGCAGAAAGACGTCGAAGAGTTGCCGCTCATGGCGTCGGAAAGTCCGTGCGGCAGCCTCAGCGGTCCGAGCGCCTCTCTCGAAACTAAGCCAACAGCCGGTGCCGTGGGCAAGATATCGCCCTCCCCGTCGTCAGCACTGGGCCTTCCCTttggtggcagcagcgttgTCGAGGCCGCTGGTGCAGCGCACAGCCACGACATTCTCACGCCACAGTCGGCTCCCTACGACCCTCCCAGGGACTTCAGCGGCATCACCGGCGATCGCAGTCCCAACGGCCTCGGTGCAACAACCCGTgggggcgacggcgagcagaCGGCCTCGCGGGAGCCGGGGACCACGCAACTGGTGCTACCGAATTCTGCCTCCCAGAGCTACTTACCCTGGATGAGGCCCGAgttggcgacggcgcactTTGGGAGAGCAGATCCTGCGTCGGCGAATCGCTACGGCTCTGCACCGATTGACGAGGCGACGTCATGGACGAGTGGATGTCATCTTCTAgctgcggaggagaaggtgccggcgcagcgcaaccTGATTCCAACTTTCACCAGAGGAGACGCGACGCCAACGCTTGccctcgcagcagccgaggTGATGACTAGCTCGAAGAGTGAACTTATCCCCGCCACGTCAGCCGGTGCACCGCATTATCGTGGCTTCTTGGAGAGTAGCGAGGCTGCATtcgcggaggaggcgtgcCGGCGGTCGAACGGCGCCACGCAGGGTGAGCAGGTTGGGGTAGGCGCGGTGCACATGGTGTCGAACCCGCACCAAGTGGCACGGGATGAGGAGCGGGGTCGTACCCAGTTACCCTTTTGtgagcagccgctgccgggGACCCGCATCGCGCCAATGCCGGTGCTGAACGTTCCTGGCAGTGCACCTTTCCCTggcagtgcagcggcgggcgcTAAGTGGCCGCAGTGCTCGACCTCTCCCTTAACCGACCGCTCGACGCAGGGCTCACATGAAGCGGCGCCCGGCGCCGAAGTGTGGAAGGGCATCAGCGGTGGCGATGTGAGGGAGAGTCTTACGAGCCGACCGCACGTCCCCGGCGTGCGAGCCCAGCATTCGTTGGCGGCTACCGGGCAGGCCGAGCACGGTTCTACATCGAAAATGATCCCGGTTGTGCACctcgtgccggcggcggcgtctgaGTCGTGTGACTCATCGCTGCAGGATCCGCAAAAGCGAAAAGAGGAACCCGTGCAGGGTGAAAGGCCGTCCTCCTCTGCGGTCTTGCTACAGGCGACGCGAGGACTGGATGAGAGCCGTCAGTACAGCGCGGTTCCCCAGCCACAGCTGCGTCGCAGTGGCGACGAGGACAGTAGCGAAAGCAAGGCTAGCGCTGAGGATGCCAACTCTTACTCGGTCGAGATGCCGCCATTCGACTCCTCGGAGCAGGGTGACGCCGACGATGTGCCCTTTAGCGTTCCCCTGGACGCCACAGTGGGGGATGGAAGGAATGTGAACGAGGATGGCTTTGGTCATCTCGTCATGGAGGATGTGTCGAGCGATAAGCTCGTTGATCCCACCCCTTCCGCGGCAGGTGATGCACGCTCGACGCGGCTACCCGTTTTCGGCGCCAGAGATGATGACGTCGAAGAGTATGCCTCCCGCTTCATGAGTTACAACCTCGCGAGGCCGACTGACGGTGGCGAACGCACGCCCAGTGAGGCAGACCGGCCCGCTGCTGAGTCGATACCTGCCGATTGCTCCTACTACACATATTCGTATTCGTACtcggacgacgaggaggaggaggaggcggtggggaCTGCTCAAGAAGGTATCCCTGTGGAGTTGCGCGTAGACGACGGCGATCAAGAAACGCACCGAGCATTCGCCATCCacgacagcgctgccgcgggtTTTCCAGAGTCCACTTTTCACGCGGACTTGACCCCTGTGGCGCACGCTGCGGGGGCGCGGACATCTGGGGAAgtggctgcgcagcgcgaggaCGTCGCTAAGGCAGGCGCAGAAAAGTTCAAGAAGTCACACCAGGGCGGTAAAAGCGATGCGAGGCTGTCGGCCGCCCGGCAAGGTGCGCCGAGCCCGAAACACCACCCAGCTGCAGGAGGGGGCCACGGTGGGAAACCGGCCAGCGATGAGCTTGCCAtcgtgccgcggcgccactcTTCGCAGCTGTCGGACCCGGCACCGCAACAGGTGGtaaaaaagaggaagagctTCTTGGCAACGTTGTTTTCCAAGAAGCGCAAGTGA